The DNA region CCCGACAACGGTTGTCCGGACGTGTGACGGCGGAACAACCTCTCGCTGGTCTGCGATGCAGATCGGTATGTCCTACATCGCTGCATACCGTATGTGCGCCGGTGAGGCGGCCGTCGCCGACCTCTCATTCGCAGCAAAGCACGCGGGCGTCGTTCATATGGCAAGCCTTCTGCCAGCCCGGCGTGCTCGCGGTCCGAACGAGCCCGGCGGCATCAAGTTCGGTCTCTTCAGCGACATCATCCAGGCGAACCGGAAGTACCCCAACGACCCCGCGAAGGCCTCGCTCGAGGTTGTCGGCGCCGGAACCATGCTCTTTGACCAGATCTGGCTTGGATCATACATGTCCGGCGGTGTCGGGTTCACGCAGTACGCGACCGCGGCCTACACCGACAACATCCTGGATGAGTTCACCTACTACGGTATGGACTACATCAAGGACAAGTACAAGGTCGACTGGAAGAACCCGAGCCCGGACGACAGAGTCAAGCCGACCCAGGAGGTCGTCAACGACATCACAACCGAGGTCGCCCTCAACGCCATGGAGCAGTACGAGCAGTACCCGACCATGATGGAGGACCACTTCGGCGGGTCACAGCGTGCCGGTGTCATCGCCGCCGCCTGCGGTCTCTCGACCTCGATTGCGACCGGGAACTCCAACGCCGGCCTGAACGGCTGGTACCTCTCCATGCTCCTCCACAAGGACGGCTGGTCACGTCTCGGGTTCTTCGGCTACGACCTCCAGGACCAGTGCGGTTCCGCGAATTCGCTCTCCATTGAGCCCGACCGCGGTCTGATGGGTGAACTGCGTGGTCCGAACTACCCGAACTACGCGATGAACGTCGGTCACCAGGGCGAGTACGCTGCAATCGTCGGCGGTGCCCACTACGGCCGCGGTGATGCGTTCTGCTACAGCCCCCTCGTCAAGATCTGTTTCGCCGATCCGGCGCTGAAGTTCGACTTCGCCGAACCACGCCGCGAGTTCGCAAAGGGCGCAATCCGTGAGTTCATGCCTGCCGGCGAGCGTTCACTCATCATACCGGCCAGATAAAAACCGAACTCCACTACCACTTTTTATTTGCACGTCCTCATAACCCTGCGATCGCAAACATTCCTGCCGATCGTCTGGAAAACAGGTGGAGCGAGTGGTCACTCGCTCACCCACGTGTTATGATACTATAATTTAACTTGCGGGGGTGAAGGGGGCGGAGCGGGAAGGAATTCCGGCCTTCAGTCCGGGGATGAATGTGGAGCCGCCTTTTTCCCTGCGATAGATTTATCATCTTGGGTATATTCTATTATTCTTACCTCTTGTACAAGGCTGAACGTGCTGGTACGAACTTCATTCAAATCGATCCCCGCGAGACGACACAGATGTGGTCGAACTGAAGATGCTCTCCGAGAGAGTCCACGAATGCCCATACTGTGGGTTTATTGCCGATCGAGATTATAATGCTGCGGTGAATATTCACCGCGTGGGGATGGAAACAGCCCCTCAGGCCCGTGGAGCCAAGACCTCTACATCACATCTCTGCGGTGCAAGCGTTGGCCATGATAGCCGGGAAGCCCCGCCCGAGAGGCGTGGGGTATTTCACGTTAGCATGAATGAGATCTCTGCAGGATGACAACCGCCGGGAACAGGATCGTGCTGCACGTCGACATGGACAGTTTCTTTGCCTCCATCGAGATCCTCCGCGACCCATCGCTTTCCGGGCGGCCGGTGATCGTGGGCGCCGATCCGAGGGGAGGGGGCGGCCGGGGGGTCGTGAGCACGTGCTCGTATGAGGCCAGGCGCTACGGGGTGCATTCCGGGATGCCCATCTCCCGGGCTTACGACCTCTGCCCCCACGGCATCTACCTCCCGGTGGATCGGCCGCTCTATCTCCAGGTCTCAGAGAGGGTCATGGCGATCCTCTCCCGGCACAGCAGGCTGTTTGAGCAGGTGAGCATAGACGAGGCCTACCTCGATCTCAGCGATATCGGCGATTTCACAGCGGCAGAAGCAATCGCCGCCTCAATCAAGCAGGAGATCCGCGAAGAGACCGGGCTTACCTGCTCGGTGGGGGTCGCCCCGGGAAAGACCGTGGCAAAGATAGCTTCCGATTACCGTAAACCAGACGGCCTGACGATCGTCCGCCCGGAAGAGGTCGCGGAGTTCCTGGCCCCCCTCCCCGTGGAGAAGATCCCGGGGATCGGGAGACGGAGCGGGGAGGAACTCCGGCGGATGGGCATCGTGACCATCGGCGATCTTGCACACCGGGATATCCAGGAGATAGTCGCGCACCTCGGACGGCCGGGCATCCGGGTGCGCCGCCTCGCCGAGGGTATCGACGGCGCGGAGGTGCGGTCCAGTGAGGGGCGAAAGTCCATCTCCCGGGAGAGGACGTTTGATGAGGATACCTCCGATCCGACGGTGATCGCTGAGACGCTGGCCGGGCTTGCGGAGAGTGTTGGAGGGACGCTTCGCTCCGCGGGTCTCCGGTGCCGTACGGTCACGATCAAGGTGAGGTACAGAGGGTTTCAGACGTATACCCGTTCAAAGACTCTGGAGCGTTTCACCGCGGATCCGGGCGTGATCCAGAGGGCGGTCTCTGAACTTCTCCAGCCGTTCCTGAACGGCACTGACGTCCGGCTCGTCGGGATCCGGCTATCAAACCTGGAGGGCGGCGGGCGCACCCGCCAGGCCTCGATCGAAGAGTTCTGCGCCTGAGGCTAGGAAAGAGCAAGATTTTCACCATCGCCCCGACCGGTTTCAGGGTTGAGGGTACGGGACCGGGTTTTATCACACGCCGCACACAAACCCTCCCGATCGTGAGATATACTCTTCAGGTGAGCCTTGACGCCTTTGACCGTTCAGGACGCCCTCTCTGCGGCGACCACCCCGACCAGAACGGCTTTTGCCGGCTCTGCCTCCGGTGCCCTTTTGCCGTGAGAGACGACGCCCGTGTCTACTGCGAGCGGTTCGAGACCCCTATCCGGGCACGGGAGAAGTATGCGCTGCAGGGGTGGAAGAAGACACGCCGCAGGGTTCTTGAACGTGACAGAGAGCGCTGTGCCATCTGCGGCGCCGGAAAGGATCTCCACATCCACCACATCGATCGCGACCCTTCAAATGATGACCTGGCAAACCTCATGACGCTCTGCGCGATCTGTCATGCCAGGGTGCACGCCGGTCTCCGGCATGAGGATGGAGAAGAAAGGGTAATAAGGGTTCTGCAGGCCGCGATGAAACGAAACCGCTGAGAAAACCCGTCGGGTGTTCTCACCAGACTGCTGTGTGGAGATCCTCATCACGCCGAAACAACCCCTGAAAAGAACGGTGCCCCTGGACAGCATCGATAACACGGCGACGCGTTGCCCTGATCAAGAGACGGAGCAGGATGACAGGCGTCCTGCCGTCGAGGTGGCTGTGGAGGAAGTCCCGGATCCTCATCTCCGCCTCCAGTTCAGGGATGAGACGACGGTTCAGGAGAAAGGTGTATGTCGCGGCAAGCGGCGCCCCCGAGGTGAGGTGGCGGTCGATTGCGTGAGCGGCGAGTTCTGCCGTTCTCTGGGCATAAAAGATCCCCTCCCCAAGGATGG from Methanoculleus receptaculi includes:
- the dinB gene encoding DNA polymerase IV, which gives rise to MTTAGNRIVLHVDMDSFFASIEILRDPSLSGRPVIVGADPRGGGGRGVVSTCSYEARRYGVHSGMPISRAYDLCPHGIYLPVDRPLYLQVSERVMAILSRHSRLFEQVSIDEAYLDLSDIGDFTAAEAIAASIKQEIREETGLTCSVGVAPGKTVAKIASDYRKPDGLTIVRPEEVAEFLAPLPVEKIPGIGRRSGEELRRMGIVTIGDLAHRDIQEIVAHLGRPGIRVRRLAEGIDGAEVRSSEGRKSISRERTFDEDTSDPTVIAETLAGLAESVGGTLRSAGLRCRTVTIKVRYRGFQTYTRSKTLERFTADPGVIQRAVSELLQPFLNGTDVRLVGIRLSNLEGGGRTRQASIEEFCA
- a CDS encoding HNH endonuclease → MRYTLQVSLDAFDRSGRPLCGDHPDQNGFCRLCLRCPFAVRDDARVYCERFETPIRAREKYALQGWKKTRRRVLERDRERCAICGAGKDLHIHHIDRDPSNDDLANLMTLCAICHARVHAGLRHEDGEERVIRVLQAAMKRNR
- the mcrA gene encoding coenzyme-B sulfoethylthiotransferase subunit alpha produces the protein MAKIERTQKLFLKSLKEKFQGQEIESETAEFYKFNGVRQSPRKMEFMKASRAIEMDRGIPMYDPERCHLGGIPMGQRQLMTYEVSGTGVFVEGDDLHFVNNAAMQQFWDDIRRTVIVSMDLAHQTLQKRLGKEVTPETINEYLHILNHAMPGAAVVQEHMVETHPGLVDDCYVKVFTGDQELVDDLEPEFVIDIEKLFPTKQAEELRAEVGKALYQAIHIPTTVVRTCDGGTTSRWSAMQIGMSYIAAYRMCAGEAAVADLSFAAKHAGVVHMASLLPARRARGPNEPGGIKFGLFSDIIQANRKYPNDPAKASLEVVGAGTMLFDQIWLGSYMSGGVGFTQYATAAYTDNILDEFTYYGMDYIKDKYKVDWKNPSPDDRVKPTQEVVNDITTEVALNAMEQYEQYPTMMEDHFGGSQRAGVIAAACGLSTSIATGNSNAGLNGWYLSMLLHKDGWSRLGFFGYDLQDQCGSANSLSIEPDRGLMGELRGPNYPNYAMNVGHQGEYAAIVGGAHYGRGDAFCYSPLVKICFADPALKFDFAEPRREFAKGAIREFMPAGERSLIIPAR
- a CDS encoding zinc ribbon domain-containing protein translates to MLSERVHECPYCGFIADRDYNAAVNIHRVGMETAPQARGAKTSTSHLCGASVGHDSREAPPERRGVFHVSMNEISAG